A window from Leuconostoc mesenteroides subsp. mesenteroides encodes these proteins:
- a CDS encoding bifunctional hydroxymethylpyrimidine kinase/phosphomethylpyrimidine kinase: MVKKLLTIAGSDSLSGGGIQADLATFNEFGYFGLSVITSIVTVTKDDFTIYPTDLKIIQAQLDSTLALADIAAIKVGLLPTVATIDLVVAYLKKVDIPIIIDPVMVFKETDSTNTDFLVQEIKNQLLPLATIVTPNLYEAQLLSGLTIESVDDMKAAAKVIGSFGAQSVVVKSGARLAGNQTVDVLFHNNHYTIFEQEKIMSTIPMNNGAGCTFSSSIAANIVTSSVTDAVADAKAFVLAGIENGVILNENFEVGNVWQAARRLHNN; the protein is encoded by the coding sequence ATGGTTAAGAAGTTACTAACAATCGCTGGATCTGATTCACTTTCAGGTGGTGGCATTCAAGCTGATTTAGCTACGTTTAACGAATTTGGTTACTTTGGATTAAGTGTGATTACAAGTATTGTGACCGTAACTAAAGATGATTTTACAATTTATCCGACAGATTTAAAAATTATTCAAGCACAACTTGATTCGACGTTAGCATTAGCTGATATTGCTGCGATTAAAGTTGGCTTATTGCCCACAGTTGCTACAATTGATTTGGTTGTTGCGTATTTAAAAAAAGTCGACATACCTATTATTATTGATCCCGTGATGGTGTTCAAAGAAACAGACAGCACAAATACCGATTTTTTGGTACAAGAAATCAAAAATCAATTATTACCATTAGCCACAATCGTAACGCCAAATCTATATGAAGCGCAATTATTGTCTGGTCTAACAATTGAGAGTGTAGACGATATGAAAGCTGCGGCAAAAGTTATTGGTAGTTTTGGAGCCCAGAGTGTTGTCGTTAAAAGTGGCGCACGACTCGCTGGTAATCAAACAGTTGATGTTTTGTTTCATAATAACCACTACACAATATTTGAACAGGAAAAAATAATGTCAACCATACCCATGAATAACGGGGCAGGTTGTACTTTTTCATCAAGCATTGCAGCTAATATTGTAACGTCCAGTGTTACGGATGCAGTAGCGGATGCAAAAGCATTTGTACTTGCGGGTATTGAAAATGGTGTGATATTAAATGAAAATTTTGAAGTAGGCAATGTTTGGCAGGCTGCTAGGCGTCTGCATAACA